From the genome of Triticum aestivum cultivar Chinese Spring chromosome 3B, IWGSC CS RefSeq v2.1, whole genome shotgun sequence, one region includes:
- the LOC123068749 gene encoding transcription factor GTE8, with translation MTPTVLMEYRPQMQIKRGYAEIAYRGAGYAETAGESGSPVRVYSEDSSAPKRKCISLNSDGFDVKREIFVPSKLSSSERRYLRKRFRAELDSVRYLLKRPEFLAIMPVSRAPGFSSSAAPRAKKVQRGSHVLRGAKGRFLPTKPRPETSTVLPEATILKQCEAILKKLMTQKFSHIFNVPVDVEKLNIPDYNDIIKHPMDLGTIKKKLDSGSYTSPFDFAADVGLTFNNAITYNPRGHAVHDMAIQLNKMFESRWKTVEKKLVSAATKPHVEVDRADSKRRKTPPMDRSDLSIDCVRPAEIVKPKMTFEEKESFGNCLASLSEDPELPGHIIDMLQQCIDNNTDQLGDEEIEIDIHALSDDILLELKKHVDKYLHERDHQQTKSEPSENEAVNVSGLSHSSTNPCKGGEPVEEDVDICGNASPILIEKDPQIRTSKCGSPSSSSSGSGSSSSDSDSGSDAESEPEKAGSPAKLVKGIKIPEQPAEQEKSDDVISPIDANHTTADVELREQDNESKAAPEGTAADVELHEQDNESKAAPEGESAKPDRQVSPDKLLRAAVLRGRYADVIVKARGILCQGGDKQEELEKLQKEEKERLLAEGNAAMEARRAEAEAESKRKRDLERERARQALQEMERTVEINDSVDPKDLEMLGTVTTEHIVSSVDETSPEHSQDGMPSFLPGSGSMLEKLGLFMKVDEEEEEEEPCSKDADEGEIN, from the exons ATGACACCAACGGTCCTCATGGAGTACAGGCCACAGATGCAGATCAAACGGGGCTATGCCGAAATAGCTTACCGGGGCGCGGGGTATGCAGAGACTGCAGGTGAGTCGGGCAGCCCTGTTCGTGTTTACTCCGAAGATTCCTCTGCGCCAAAACGCAAGTGCATCAGCCTTAATAGCGATGGCTTTGATGTGAAGCGAGAGATCTTTGTCCCGTCTAAGTTGTCGTCGTCCGAGCGGCGCTACCTTCGAAAGAGATTCCGGGCAGAGCTTGATTCTGTCCGATATCTCCTCAAGAGGCCAGAGTTTTTGGCCATCATGCCTGTCAGCCGGGCACCTGGTTTCTCATCGTCGGCTGCCCCTCGAGCTAAAAAAGTGCAACGGGGGAGCCATGTTCTCCGTGGTGCCAAGGGACGCTTCTTGCCGACAAAACCCCGGCCTGAAACGTCTACAGTGTTGCCTGAAGCTACAATTCTGAAGCAGTGCGAAGCTATTTTGAAGAAGCTGATGACTCAGAAATTTAGTCATATTTTTAATGTTCCAGTAGATGTGGAAAAGCTGAATATTCCAGATTATAATGATATTATCAAGCACCCGATGGACCTTGGGACCATCAAGAAGAAACTAGATTCTGGTTCCTACACAAGTCCTTTTGATTTTGCAGCTGATGTCGGGCTGACCTTTAACAATGCGATAACGTATAATCCCCGAGGGCATGCAGTGCATGATATGGCCATTCAACTGAATAAAATGTTTGAGTCCAGATGGAAAACAGTTGAGAAGAAATTAGTTTCTGCCGCCACTAAGCCACATGTTGAGGTTGACAGGGCTGACTCAAAGAGGAGAAAGACCCCTCCTATGGACCGCAGTGACCTGTCAATAGATTGTGTCAGGCCAGCTGAGattgtgaagccgaagatgacaTTTGAGGAGAAAGAATCCTTTGGAAACTGCTTAGCTTCTTTGTCTGAGGATCCAGAATTACCTGGTCACATCATTGATATGTTACAGCAGTGTATCGACAACAATACAGATCAGCTTGGGGATGAAGAGATAGAGATTGATATCCATGCACTGAGTGATGACATACTATTAGAATTGAAGAAGCATGTGGACAAGTACTTGCATGAGAGAGATCATCAGCAGACAAAATCTGAGCCTTCCGAGAATGAGGCTGTGAATGTTTCTGGCCTCAGTCATTCATCCACAAATCCCTGCAAAG GTGGTGAGCCTGTTGAGGAGGATGTGGACATTTGCGGCAATGCATCCCCTATATTGATAGAGAAGGATCCACAGATCAGGACAAGCAAATGTGGTAGTCCAAGTAGTTCCAGCAGTGGCTCGGGATCTTCATCCAGTG ATTCCGACTCAGGCAGTGACGCTGAAAGCGAACCAGAAAAAGCAGGTAGCCCAGCAAAGCTTGTGAAG GGTATTAAAATACCAGAACAACCTGCAGAGCAAGAAAAGAGTGATGATGTTATTAGCCCTATTGATGCTAACC ACACTACTGCTGATGTGGAACTCCGTGAACAGGACAATGAGTCCAAGGCTGCACCTGAGG GCACTGCTGCTGATGTGGAACTCCATGAGCAGGACAATGAGTCGAAGGCTGCACCTGAGG GGGAGAGTGCAAAACCTGATAGGCAAGTCTCCCCGGACAAGCTCTTACGAGCAGCTGTTTTGAGGGGCCGCTATGCTGATGTAATTGTGAAAGCTCGTGGGATTCTCTGCCAG GGTGGAGATAAACAGGAGGAGCTGGAGAAACTGCAGAAGGAAG AGAAAGAACGGCTTTTGGCTGAAGGTAATGCAGCTATGGAAGCTCGCAGAGCTGAAGCAGAGGCCGAATCTAAGCGTAAGCGGGACCTTGAGAGGGAAAGGGCTCGTCAGGCCTTGCAGGAG ATGGAGAGAACTGTAGAAATTAATGACAGCGTCGATCCCAAGGACCTAGAAATGCTTGGTACAGTCACCACAGAACATATTGTGAGTTCTGTTGATGAAACGAGTCCAGAGCATTCCCAGGATGGCATGCCCAGTTTTCTTCCTGGTTCTGGCAGCATGTTGGAAAAACTAGGACTATTTATGAaagtagacgaggaagaagaggaagaagaaccaTGCAGCAAAGATGCGGATGAAGGAGAAATCAACTAA